Proteins encoded within one genomic window of Leptolyngbya sp. SIO1E4:
- a CDS encoding superoxide dismutase: MAYELPALPYDYTALEPYISKSTLEFHHDKHHAAYVNKFNTAVQGSDWDSKPIEAVIKAIAGNPEKAGVFNNAAQAWNHTFYWNSMKPGGGGTPTGDLAQKIEADFGSFEKFTEAFKNAGATQFGSGWAWLVLDNGTLKVTKTLNAENPLTSGQVPLLTMDVWEHAYYLDYQNKRPDYIGAFLGSLVNWEFAAQNLAAA; this comes from the coding sequence ATGGCATACGAGCTTCCGGCCTTGCCTTACGACTACACTGCACTTGAACCTTACATTTCAAAGAGTACGCTAGAGTTTCATCACGATAAGCACCACGCTGCTTATGTCAACAAGTTCAATACTGCTGTTCAAGGCAGCGATTGGGACAGTAAACCTATTGAGGCGGTGATTAAAGCGATCGCAGGCAACCCTGAAAAAGCAGGGGTTTTCAACAACGCTGCCCAGGCTTGGAACCATACCTTCTATTGGAACAGCATGAAGCCCGGCGGTGGCGGCACGCCCACCGGGGATCTTGCCCAGAAAATTGAAGCCGACTTTGGCAGCTTCGAGAAATTTACAGAGGCCTTCAAGAACGCGGGAGCCACACAGTTTGGCAGCGGCTGGGCCTGGTTAGTGCTTGACAACGGTACGCTCAAAGTCACCAAAACACTGAACGCCGAGAACCCCCTCACCAGCGGACAGGTGCCCCTACTAACGATGGATGTGTGGGAACACGCTTATTACTTGGATTACCAAAACAAGCGCCCTGATTATATTGGCGCGTTTTTAGGCAGCCTAGTGAACTGGGAGTTTGCGGCTCAAAATTTAGCCGCTGCTTGA
- a CDS encoding CHAT domain-containing protein yields the protein MDSLLSRLTRRLFRVWFLCSLLLALGLGSPSHRLFFHSPALAQAPPSAQLVQDGVDAYNQGDYGTAIAAWQQALETYPANAPADRAIIHENLARAYQRVGETTAAINAWEAAAEAYQQSENATQFGRMLTEQAQAYISLGQHQRAAELLCGVDPVAVTEGSDSSVGCEGGAFAIAEAMDDGVGQAAALGSLAETYRLRGNYDTAQSLLAVGLQRVRTQNLPQYEAPLLNSLGNTYGRLSRIAARRAEAAELLNRTDIAEGLWAEATASGDRATDAFDQAIAAATAQPDAPTELRSHLSLLALYQSQDNFEAMPASRQRLGVLIEQLPASRETAYAAIALAKSYEASRNFDCRAYRESPEATHWLDTGRLIAARIQDDRAESFALGELGHLEECRGRLNEAAQLTNRAQLAASNALESADSLYLWEWQSGRIYLRQNEPEKALAAYAQAIATLEEIRTDILTADQELQFDFRDTVAPIYRQYIELQLAAAPESAHTKQRAPMRHERISTVLETVDSLRLAELQNFFGNDCILVASEGARERLLQNERQTAVISSVVLSDRLALIASFADNTAKTIWVQDSEALKQTANEFQRGLKRFIVRSAYDKGLAQTLYQQLISEFEADFAARDINTLVFIHDGFLRNIPMAALHDGEQYLIQRYAIATTPSLGLTAAGAARSRDLRALAVGLSQATVTESGRAFNALNFVPAELASIAEQLPGSKTLLDGEFTEAQLKVALAETRYPILHLATHGQFSTIPEDTFVVTGSGEANASEELTFGELEALIRAASPNAEPIDLITLTACETATGDDRATLGLAGVAIRAGARSAIASLWKVNDETAAELVETFYQSLNNPTLSKAQALQAAQIAAIEAAAETANPGYWAPLILVGNWQ from the coding sequence ATGGATAGCCTTCTATCGCGCTTAACCCGCCGTCTCTTCAGGGTATGGTTCCTTTGCAGTTTACTGTTGGCCCTGGGGTTGGGGTCTCCCTCCCATCGCCTCTTTTTCCATTCCCCTGCCCTGGCCCAAGCCCCTCCCTCTGCGCAGCTTGTGCAAGATGGCGTTGATGCTTACAACCAGGGGGACTATGGTACTGCTATTGCTGCCTGGCAGCAGGCGTTGGAGACCTATCCCGCGAATGCCCCGGCTGACCGGGCCATCATTCACGAAAATTTGGCCCGCGCTTACCAGCGCGTGGGTGAAACCACTGCTGCGATTAATGCCTGGGAAGCGGCGGCTGAAGCCTACCAGCAAAGCGAAAACGCCACGCAGTTTGGGCGGATGTTGACGGAGCAGGCCCAAGCGTACATCAGTTTAGGACAGCACCAGCGCGCTGCAGAGCTGCTCTGTGGGGTAGACCCCGTGGCTGTTACTGAAGGATCAGACTCATCCGTGGGCTGTGAAGGGGGGGCCTTCGCCATTGCAGAGGCCATGGACGATGGGGTGGGCCAGGCGGCAGCCCTAGGGAGTTTGGCTGAAACCTACCGCCTGAGAGGAAACTATGACACGGCTCAAAGCCTCTTAGCAGTGGGGCTGCAGCGGGTCAGAACGCAGAATCTACCCCAGTATGAAGCACCACTGCTCAACAGTTTAGGCAACACCTATGGGCGGCTGTCTCGAATTGCCGCTCGACGGGCTGAGGCGGCTGAGCTGTTAAACAGAACAGACATCGCTGAGGGATTGTGGGCTGAGGCGACAGCGAGCGGAGACAGGGCGACCGATGCCTTTGACCAGGCGATCGCAGCGGCGACGGCACAGCCCGATGCCCCGACAGAATTGCGATCGCACCTCAGTCTCCTGGCTCTGTATCAAAGTCAGGACAATTTTGAGGCAATGCCTGCTTCTCGCCAGCGTCTGGGCGTGCTCATTGAGCAGCTGCCAGCCAGCCGCGAAACTGCTTATGCGGCCATCGCCCTGGCCAAGTCCTATGAGGCCAGCCGCAATTTTGACTGCCGAGCGTACCGTGAAAGCCCTGAAGCCACCCACTGGTTAGACACCGGGCGCCTGATCGCCGCTCGTATTCAAGACGATCGTGCTGAATCTTTTGCCCTCGGAGAACTGGGGCACCTGGAAGAATGCCGGGGCCGTCTGAATGAGGCCGCTCAACTGACGAATCGCGCCCAGCTTGCTGCCAGCAATGCCCTGGAGTCTGCCGACAGCCTTTACCTGTGGGAATGGCAAAGCGGTCGGATTTATCTTCGTCAAAACGAACCGGAAAAAGCCTTAGCCGCCTATGCTCAGGCGATCGCCACCCTGGAAGAGATTCGCACCGATATCCTCACGGCGGATCAAGAACTGCAGTTCGATTTTCGGGACACCGTGGCACCGATCTACCGGCAGTATATTGAGCTGCAGCTAGCCGCCGCCCCCGAAAGCGCCCACACAAAGCAGAGGGCACCCATGCGTCATGAGAGAATCTCAACGGTTTTAGAGACCGTAGACTCCCTCAGACTGGCTGAGTTACAAAACTTCTTTGGCAATGACTGCATCTTGGTTGCCTCTGAGGGTGCTCGCGAGCGGCTACTGCAAAACGAACGCCAAACCGCCGTGATTAGTTCCGTGGTGCTCTCAGATCGACTTGCCCTCATTGCCAGTTTTGCTGACAACACCGCTAAAACAATTTGGGTTCAAGACAGCGAGGCCCTCAAGCAGACGGCCAACGAGTTTCAGCGGGGGTTAAAAAGATTCATCGTTCGATCTGCCTATGATAAGGGCCTGGCGCAAACGCTTTATCAGCAGCTCATCAGTGAGTTTGAAGCAGATTTCGCCGCTCGAGATATCAACACCCTGGTGTTCATCCACGATGGCTTCTTGCGGAACATCCCGATGGCGGCGCTTCACGATGGTGAGCAGTACCTGATTCAGCGTTACGCCATCGCCACCACCCCTTCCCTGGGGCTGACCGCTGCTGGGGCGGCTCGTTCTCGGGATCTGCGAGCCTTGGCGGTGGGTCTCAGCCAAGCCACCGTCACAGAGAGTGGGCGAGCCTTTAATGCCTTGAATTTTGTCCCCGCTGAATTGGCCTCGATCGCTGAACAATTGCCTGGCAGCAAAACGTTGTTAGACGGAGAGTTTACAGAAGCACAGCTCAAAGTTGCGCTGGCGGAGACTCGCTATCCTATCCTGCATTTAGCCACCCATGGCCAGTTCAGCACGATTCCAGAAGACACGTTTGTCGTCACAGGCTCAGGGGAGGCCAACGCGTCCGAAGAGCTGACCTTTGGTGAGCTGGAAGCGCTGATTCGGGCAGCATCCCCCAATGCTGAACCGATTGATTTGATCACCCTGACGGCCTGTGAGACTGCAACCGGGGATGATCGGGCCACGTTAGGGCTAGCGGGGGTGGCGATTCGTGCGGGTGCCAGAAGTGCGATCGCCTCCCTCTGGAAAGTCAACGATGAGACGGCGGCTGAATTGGTTGAAACCTTTTATCAAAGCTTGAATAACCCCACCTTGAGCAAGGCCCAAGCCCTGCAAGCGGCGCAAATCGCCGCCATTGAAGCGGCAGCTGAAACGGCCAATCCCGGCTATTGGGCTCCTCTGATCCTGGTGGGTAACTGGCAGTAA
- a CDS encoding response regulator transcription factor, with translation MTRILIAEDEPRIAAFLEKALQAHGFVTLVAETGQQAVDLAHTDQIELLILDLGLPEKRGIEVIEELRGRGEKFPIIVLTVIQDVQDKVRALEAGAEDYVTKPFSPMELLARIRVQLRHQQTSNTSAMLMLRVDSLVLDLRQRTVHYQNHKVELSTREFTLLEMFAQQPGRVWSRQELLDQVWGYDYDPGSNIVDVYVGHLRRKLGKGLIKTVRGAGYRLQSETSFKDLA, from the coding sequence ATGACCCGAATTTTGATCGCCGAAGATGAACCCCGCATTGCTGCCTTTCTGGAAAAGGCATTGCAAGCTCACGGATTTGTCACGCTGGTTGCCGAGACAGGACAACAAGCGGTGGATCTGGCACATACTGACCAGATTGAGCTGCTAATTCTGGATTTAGGGCTGCCCGAGAAAAGGGGTATCGAGGTTATTGAGGAACTGAGAGGGCGCGGTGAAAAGTTTCCCATCATTGTCCTGACGGTGATTCAAGATGTGCAAGATAAGGTGAGGGCGCTTGAAGCCGGAGCCGAAGATTATGTCACCAAACCCTTTTCACCCATGGAGTTGCTTGCCCGTATTCGGGTTCAGTTGCGTCATCAGCAAACATCCAACACCTCTGCAATGCTGATGCTGCGGGTCGATTCACTGGTGTTGGATCTGCGCCAGCGAACCGTTCATTACCAGAATCATAAGGTTGAGCTATCGACGCGCGAGTTTACGCTGCTTGAAATGTTTGCCCAACAGCCCGGTCGCGTCTGGAGCCGTCAGGAATTACTCGATCAGGTTTGGGGGTATGACTATGATCCAGGATCCAATATTGTTGATGTCTACGTGGGTCATCTGCGTCGTAAGCTGGGCAAAGGGCTGATTAAAACTGTGCGCGGGGCGGGATACCGATTGCAATCAGAGACCAGTTTCAAAGACTTGGCTTAA
- a CDS encoding 1-acyl-sn-glycerol-3-phosphate acyltransferase, whose translation MPQFVRQVQSRLSFIPPAYNPWLLRAVHQFLPTLLQLRLWPWLPAGITQIEVVNGAVLAELYHQFQQGQLRLLMAFRHVEVDDPLCGLYLLSRAVPQAARQQGIQLHTPIHTHFLYERGMPLWGGRWLGWALSHLGGIPIRRGRQPDWSGLRQARTLLSQGAWPMAMAPEGATNGHSERVGPLEPGTAQLAFWCVADLAKANRHEAVFTVPISIQYQYIQPAWQRLGQLLTQLEHISGLPDKGNGDEIGTPEATFYARILRLGEHLLGKMEAFYCRLYHQKQRFPQPDPPLPCSERLQALLESALQVGEQYFGLPAHGNLAERCRRLEEAGWTDIYRDDLPDRRTLSSLDRGLADWLAQEASLRMLHMRLVETFVAVTQTYLKEKPSFERCAEITLLMFDMLARLRGDTLPRRPRLGNRRATLTIGEPISVTDRWPQYQSSHRAARQAVMDLTEELQQALEAMIC comes from the coding sequence TTGCCTCAATTTGTTCGCCAGGTTCAATCTCGACTAAGCTTTATTCCCCCGGCCTACAACCCCTGGCTTTTGCGGGCTGTTCACCAGTTCTTACCGACCCTGCTGCAGCTGCGGTTGTGGCCGTGGCTCCCCGCTGGCATTACCCAAATTGAGGTCGTTAATGGAGCAGTGCTAGCGGAGCTTTATCACCAGTTTCAGCAAGGTCAGCTGCGGCTTCTAATGGCCTTTCGCCACGTCGAAGTCGACGACCCCCTTTGTGGCCTGTACCTGTTATCCAGAGCCGTGCCTCAAGCCGCTCGGCAGCAAGGCATTCAGCTACATACGCCGATCCATACCCATTTCCTTTACGAGCGGGGTATGCCCCTTTGGGGAGGGCGCTGGCTGGGTTGGGCACTTTCTCACCTGGGGGGGATTCCTATTCGCCGGGGGCGGCAACCCGATTGGTCAGGGCTACGACAGGCACGGACGCTGCTGAGTCAAGGGGCTTGGCCCATGGCCATGGCTCCCGAGGGGGCAACCAACGGTCATAGTGAGCGGGTCGGCCCCTTGGAGCCCGGGACAGCTCAGTTAGCCTTCTGGTGTGTCGCCGATCTGGCGAAGGCGAACCGTCATGAAGCGGTCTTCACGGTACCGATTAGTATTCAGTATCAATACATCCAGCCTGCCTGGCAGCGCTTGGGGCAGCTATTAACCCAGCTGGAACACATCAGTGGTTTACCTGACAAGGGCAATGGCGATGAAATCGGAACCCCGGAGGCGACTTTCTATGCCCGTATCCTGCGCCTGGGAGAACATCTGCTGGGCAAAATGGAGGCGTTTTATTGTCGTCTTTATCATCAGAAACAACGGTTCCCCCAGCCTGACCCCCCTCTCCCTTGCTCGGAGCGCCTGCAGGCACTTTTGGAGTCTGCCCTACAGGTGGGTGAGCAGTATTTTGGCCTCCCGGCTCACGGTAACCTGGCAGAACGCTGCCGCCGTTTAGAGGAAGCAGGTTGGACCGATATCTACCGGGACGACCTGCCCGATCGCCGCACCCTATCCTCCTTAGATCGGGGCCTAGCGGACTGGCTCGCGCAGGAAGCCAGCCTGCGGATGTTACACATGCGTTTGGTGGAGACCTTTGTTGCGGTTACCCAGACCTACCTGAAGGAAAAGCCGTCCTTCGAACGGTGTGCTGAAATCACCTTACTCATGTTTGACATGCTAGCCCGCCTGCGGGGGGATACACTTCCCCGTCGTCCCCGCTTAGGCAATCGCCGAGCGACTCTGACCATTGGCGAGCCAATCTCGGTGACCGATCGCTGGCCCCAATATCAAAGCAGCCATCGGGCGGCAAGGCAGGCCGTGATGGATCTGACCGAAGAGTTACAGCAGGCCCTGGAAGCGATGATCTGTTAG
- a CDS encoding HAMP domain-containing protein, translated as MAWRWRRLLASVRTQIIFWLAALISLSIVISVVTIRQILSAQMLERIQRSLNQEIEEVQRLEGGRDPATGKPFGNNVAAIFDVFLSRNVPANDEFLITFLNGRLYQSSPIALPNDFKKNQASLDRLAQLKAPIHNQTLDPSGAILYSAYPIHPPGTNEGVFVVAYSRKNLQSEIDQAVWVASWVIGVVFLIALILAWAVTGRVLSPLRVLTETARSIHDLNTSKHSIPVRGPTEISELTITFNRMLDRLRASFATQRNFINDASHEFQTPITVIQGHLEMLGSSLGKEYETLDLVQDELNRMSRLVNDLLLLARAERPDFLSLELIDVHRLTDTLFAKAKALAPRNWRVTTKASIRIVGDRQRITQAVMNLLQNAAEHTDATGMITLSSKRVQEGVCFSVRDTGTGIAEAYQERVMQRFARVDTARTKSQGAGLGLSIVKAIAEAHGGHVHLSSALGKGSQFDIILPLDPPQETEAP; from the coding sequence ATGGCCTGGCGCTGGCGTAGACTCCTGGCTAGTGTGCGAACTCAGATTATTTTCTGGCTCGCAGCATTAATTTCTTTGTCGATTGTGATATCAGTGGTCACAATTCGGCAGATTCTGTCAGCGCAGATGCTGGAGCGGATTCAGCGATCGCTAAATCAAGAAATTGAAGAAGTTCAACGGCTCGAGGGTGGTCGAGACCCTGCAACTGGAAAGCCCTTTGGAAATAATGTAGCAGCTATTTTTGATGTCTTCCTATCTCGCAACGTTCCTGCAAACGATGAATTTCTGATTACTTTTCTCAATGGAAGGCTGTACCAGTCAAGTCCCATTGCCTTGCCGAATGATTTCAAAAAGAATCAAGCATCACTTGATAGGCTGGCCCAGCTAAAGGCTCCCATACATAATCAGACCCTCGACCCATCAGGCGCCATTCTCTATTCCGCTTATCCCATCCACCCCCCTGGAACAAACGAGGGGGTATTTGTAGTTGCCTACTCTCGCAAGAATTTGCAGTCAGAAATTGACCAGGCTGTGTGGGTTGCGAGCTGGGTTATCGGAGTTGTGTTTTTAATCGCCCTCATCCTAGCTTGGGCAGTGACTGGGCGGGTGTTGTCACCGTTACGGGTTTTGACCGAAACAGCCCGTTCTATTCACGATCTGAACACCTCAAAGCATTCCATTCCTGTGCGGGGACCCACCGAAATTTCTGAACTCACGATTACCTTTAACAGAATGCTGGATCGGCTGCGGGCCTCCTTTGCCACCCAGCGAAACTTTATCAATGATGCGAGTCACGAGTTTCAAACCCCGATCACAGTGATTCAAGGACACCTTGAAATGTTGGGTTCATCTCTCGGGAAAGAATATGAAACGCTGGATCTCGTCCAAGATGAACTCAACCGGATGAGTCGCCTGGTCAATGATTTACTTTTGCTAGCCCGAGCCGAACGCCCTGACTTTTTAAGTCTGGAGCTAATCGATGTTCATCGCTTAACTGACACACTCTTTGCCAAGGCCAAAGCCCTGGCACCGCGAAATTGGCGAGTGACCACCAAAGCGTCCATTCGGATCGTGGGCGATCGCCAACGCATCACTCAGGCTGTTATGAATCTGCTGCAAAACGCTGCTGAGCACACTGACGCAACTGGCATGATTACCCTCAGCTCTAAGCGAGTTCAAGAAGGGGTTTGCTTTAGCGTTCGCGATACCGGTACCGGTATCGCTGAAGCCTATCAAGAACGAGTCATGCAGCGTTTTGCCCGCGTTGATACCGCTCGCACCAAGTCACAGGGGGCGGGGTTAGGGTTATCCATTGTTAAAGCGATTGCCGAAGCGCATGGTGGGCATGTACACCTCTCCAGCGCTTTAGGAAAAGGGTCCCAGTTCGACATCATTCTGCCCCTAGATCCTCCTCAGGAAACCGAAGCCCCATGA
- a CDS encoding S-layer family protein produces MPFTRFNEPSKTQLSSRSSTDIKASKAVIFLLGITLPSLLLGDTSAQAQSNIVPDTTLGAEQSGVVPIDDDGFPIDVIEGGAIRGANLFHSFLEFNVAENRGAYFFVPINDIENILSRVTGDNSSEILGTLGTFNGPGVTAAPTLYLMNPNGILFGPNAVLDLPASFLATTADAIALGEGGLFSAHLPETSTLLSVDPSALLFGASPPDPIINQAVLGFPAAGFLINGPLSPPQQILPDGTPVPLPRGVQVVDGQTLGLVGGDILLEGFTTSIGGRVDIGSVQAGRVGLTNTDNGFTLNYPDDIQFGNLELSGSGINTSGEGGGAIQLQAARIFSDTEGAFSGISADTQGAIDGQGIFIRATDALFLEDAAITATVAPGSTSNGGNITVESPAVSIIGGISSILTRNFGGGRAGDIAITTHQFQTLEGAGVLTNTLGPGDGGNLTITATESVELSGTAIFAGEEQAGGLSADIRGTGTGGRLTVTTGQLTLQDGANISARTDDGPGGSIFIAADDVDLLGGSIQAQTFGRGDAGDITIRTQRLSISDGNEITATSILPAQGDAGNIDVIASESIDATGVGGLTTAVIGPGNGGDLTIQTGDLTLRDGANITAQAFFTFGRGGSVDVTADRIEVSGRDGNVLFPSQISTTTSSGSGEAAGDLTLNTRELLVSNGGEISANTLGGNAAGNLVIFADDAIEVTGTFINSAGEAAPSRISASTSAFGGGEGGSVTLTTQRLEVSEGAEINVSSQGEGAAGNLTVNARTLRLLDAGKVIATSASGDGGNLIFQLDESLLLRNGSQISTSAGTAQTFGDGGNITITAPFVVAIPEEDSDITANAFLGSGGSVNIFATGIFGLEFRPETTPLSDITASSDFGTTGDVNLNALDTDFIEDTLTELPESPVTTDRLLAGSCIAQAEGTQGSFVITGGDSLPTRPGDSSTSAFQTGEVRSLADDAEVDTAAGWQRGDPMVEPAGIYQLADGRIVLSHPCE; encoded by the coding sequence ATGCCTTTTACGCGATTCAATGAACCCTCAAAAACTCAGCTCAGCAGTCGATCAAGCACAGATATTAAGGCATCTAAAGCTGTCATATTCCTCTTGGGAATCACCTTACCCAGCCTATTGTTAGGGGATACATCCGCCCAAGCTCAAAGCAATATTGTTCCAGATACAACCCTAGGGGCAGAACAATCTGGGGTAGTCCCTATCGATGATGATGGATTCCCCATTGATGTCATTGAGGGCGGCGCGATTCGGGGTGCCAATCTCTTCCACAGTTTTTTAGAGTTCAATGTTGCAGAAAACCGGGGCGCTTACTTTTTCGTTCCTATTAATGATATTGAAAACATTTTAAGTCGAGTCACCGGCGATAATTCCTCAGAAATATTAGGCACTTTAGGGACCTTTAATGGCCCTGGCGTAACCGCCGCCCCCACCCTTTACTTGATGAACCCGAACGGCATTCTATTTGGCCCTAACGCCGTTCTAGATTTGCCTGCCTCATTTCTGGCAACCACTGCAGATGCGATCGCGTTAGGAGAGGGGGGTCTATTTAGTGCCCATCTGCCAGAAACAAGCACCCTTTTATCCGTCGATCCATCCGCTTTATTATTTGGTGCTAGCCCGCCTGATCCGATCATCAATCAGGCGGTATTAGGCTTTCCCGCAGCAGGCTTTTTAATTAATGGGCCACTATCGCCGCCTCAGCAAATATTGCCAGACGGCACCCCCGTTCCACTCCCCCGGGGGGTGCAGGTTGTCGATGGTCAAACCCTCGGCTTAGTGGGCGGAGATATCTTACTGGAAGGCTTTACAACATCGATTGGGGGACGAGTCGATATTGGCAGCGTTCAGGCCGGACGGGTAGGCCTCACAAATACTGACAATGGCTTTACTCTCAATTATCCAGACGACATTCAGTTTGGCAATTTGGAACTTTCCGGTTCAGGGATCAACACCTCAGGGGAAGGCGGAGGAGCTATTCAGCTACAGGCAGCTCGTATCTTTTCAGATACGGAAGGGGCCTTCTCCGGCATTTCTGCAGATACTCAGGGCGCCATAGACGGCCAGGGAATTTTTATTCGCGCAACAGACGCTCTATTTTTAGAGGATGCAGCCATAACCGCTACGGTAGCCCCAGGATCCACGAGCAACGGCGGCAATATCACGGTCGAATCCCCCGCTGTTTCGATTATTGGCGGCATTTCCTCGATACTCACTCGCAATTTTGGGGGGGGGCGAGCGGGAGACATTGCCATCACGACCCATCAATTTCAAACCCTAGAAGGCGCGGGTGTCTTAACCAATACACTCGGGCCTGGGGATGGCGGCAATCTTACTATTACTGCCACTGAATCGGTCGAACTCTCGGGAACTGCAATCTTTGCAGGGGAGGAGCAGGCGGGCGGGCTATCGGCAGATATTCGAGGGACTGGCACTGGCGGGCGTTTAACCGTCACAACAGGCCAACTCACCCTGCAAGACGGGGCCAATATTTCAGCCAGAACAGATGACGGCCCTGGCGGCAGCATCTTCATTGCAGCGGATGATGTAGACCTGCTGGGGGGGAGTATTCAAGCCCAAACGTTTGGCCGCGGGGATGCTGGTGACATTACCATTCGGACGCAGCGGCTTTCCATTTCTGACGGCAACGAGATTACCGCAACCTCTATATTGCCTGCCCAGGGGGATGCCGGCAATATAGACGTCATTGCGTCTGAATCCATTGACGCAACGGGTGTGGGTGGTTTGACCACCGCTGTAATCGGGCCTGGCAACGGAGGGGATCTCACCATTCAAACGGGCGATCTGACGTTACGGGATGGGGCCAATATTACCGCTCAAGCATTCTTTACCTTTGGGCGTGGCGGCAGTGTAGACGTTACCGCTGATCGAATCGAAGTCAGCGGTCGAGACGGCAATGTTCTGTTTCCCAGCCAAATTTCAACCACCACCAGCAGCGGAAGTGGAGAAGCTGCAGGCGATTTAACGCTGAATACCCGTGAATTACTGGTCAGCAATGGGGGAGAAATTAGTGCCAATACCCTGGGGGGCAATGCGGCCGGAAATCTCGTGATTTTTGCCGATGATGCAATTGAAGTGACGGGAACATTCATCAACAGTGCTGGTGAGGCAGCCCCCAGTCGCATTTCCGCTTCTACTTCAGCGTTTGGAGGCGGAGAAGGTGGAAGTGTAACCCTAACAACCCAGAGGTTGGAGGTGTCTGAAGGGGCAGAAATTAATGTGAGCAGTCAAGGGGAGGGGGCCGCGGGTAATTTAACAGTGAATGCCCGCACCTTGCGACTTTTAGACGCCGGAAAAGTCATTGCGACCTCTGCATCTGGTGATGGTGGCAACCTGATCTTTCAACTCGACGAGTCGCTGCTGCTGCGCAACGGGAGCCAAATTTCCACGAGCGCAGGCACAGCGCAAACCTTTGGCGACGGCGGTAATATCACCATCACAGCGCCTTTTGTCGTGGCCATTCCAGAAGAAGATAGCGATATTACGGCGAATGCGTTTCTAGGGAGTGGTGGCAGCGTAAATATCTTTGCCACGGGTATCTTTGGGCTAGAGTTTCGCCCAGAAACAACGCCCTTGAGTGACATCACCGCGAGTTCTGATTTTGGAACGACTGGCGATGTGAACCTCAACGCCTTAGACACTGATTTTATTGAAGACACCTTAACAGAACTCCCTGAAAGCCCAGTCACCACGGATAGGCTCCTGGCCGGCAGCTGCATTGCTCAAGCAGAAGGGACGCAAGGATCGTTTGTCATTACTGGGGGAGATAGCTTACCCACTCGTCCTGGCGATTCGTCCACCTCGGCGTTTCAAACAGGAGAGGTGCGATCGCTCGCAGACGACGCTGAGGTAGACACGGCAGCGGGCTGGCAGCGGGGTGACCCGATGGTTGAACCGGCGGGTATTTATCAATTAGCCGATGGGCGAATCGTGCTGAGTCATCCCTGTGAGTAA
- a CDS encoding KilA-N domain-containing protein: MMHLPTSLDYQGVLIEYQPDKEWICLSDLWRSQRASMSQRPLAWVRQEATQMLLKSICDRLGVVPAWSERMRSGDKVEHWIVEIPDLLETVEVDGDLRTYARVDLAVVYARYLNPECYQWLADALGVDLSFAEEWGDIQRLLEGKPPNRRLSRRAVLVAGWSIPLISTLVLSEGALGQISPGVIIDDDDDDDDDDDDDGPGPNIGDDDDDDDDDDDDDGPGPSIGDDDDDDDDDDDDDDDDDDDDDN, from the coding sequence GTGATGCATCTCCCCACTTCACTGGATTATCAGGGTGTTTTGATTGAGTATCAGCCTGATAAAGAATGGATCTGCCTATCGGATTTGTGGCGATCGCAACGTGCCTCAATGAGTCAGCGACCTTTGGCCTGGGTTCGTCAGGAAGCAACACAAATGTTGCTCAAGTCGATATGCGATCGCTTGGGAGTGGTCCCCGCTTGGTCAGAGCGGATGCGTTCGGGCGACAAGGTAGAGCATTGGATTGTTGAAATTCCAGACCTGTTGGAAACAGTTGAAGTTGATGGCGACTTACGAACCTATGCCCGTGTTGATTTAGCGGTAGTCTACGCCCGATATCTCAATCCTGAATGCTATCAATGGCTCGCTGACGCCCTAGGTGTTGATTTGAGTTTTGCCGAAGAGTGGGGCGATATTCAGCGGTTGCTGGAGGGTAAACCCCCCAACCGGAGACTGAGTCGGCGTGCAGTGCTAGTTGCAGGCTGGTCAATTCCATTAATTTCTACCCTCGTGCTGAGTGAAGGAGCCCTGGGCCAGATTTCGCCTGGCGTCATTATTGATGACGACGATGATGACGACGACGACGATGACGACGATGGTCCAGGTCCCAACATTGGTGACGACGACGACGATGACGATGATGACGATGATGACGATGGTCCAGGTCCCAGCATTGGTGACGACGACGACGATGACGACGACGATGACGACGATGACGATGACGATGACGATGATGATGACAACTGA